The sequence below is a genomic window from Dictyostelium discoideum AX4 chromosome 5 chromosome, whole genome shotgun sequence.
taaaactatataaccttttgattgaattgaattatcaaatattttttgacCTTGAATAAATGAATCTCTTAATGATTTACTAAATTTACTATGATCATATTGTTCTAACTTTGTTGATGGTTGTAAACCAGCAGATAATAAACAatgttcaattaattctGGTCCGAAATCTAATGATTTGTTAAATACTTGTTTCAAAGTTTCCTTTTTGTCTACTGTATTCTCTATGATTTGATCGATTAATGATTCTGTGAATTCAGTTGGTACTTTAACTTTATCAATTGGATAAACATCACCAACTGCAACTGATTCATCTTGATTATATTGATGTGTACGTAAAATTGCTAAAATTCTATATTCACCATCtgttaatataatattaccaATAGAGTAAAGTTCTACTATTAAATGTTGTACTGCAACTCCTGATCCAAATGTAAAATCAACAACTCTATCAACTCCTAATTGTTTTACACTTTCcaatctttttgtttttaaatattttcttaactatatgtatgtatgtatgtgtgtatgtatgtatattttttttaaaaaaataaaataaataaaataaaataaaataaaaaataaaataaaataataaaataaaataataaaaaaaattaaaaaaattaaaaattaatacagATATTCTAAAAGaggaataaaataaaataaaaaacgtttttgtgaattttttttaaaaaattttaataattaaaaacttacatttaatgaaaatgggGCAGGTGTATGATCACCTTTATCACGTACGAAATTAGTACTATGAATACGAATACCAGATTCAATGATAAGATTCTTTTTACAATCAGgctttgaaaattttaatagaaaAACTCTTGGTGAAAGGTCATATAGATTTGCTAATCTAAGACCTATTAAggatttttgtaaatttacaACTGTTGTCCtaatatcaattgatgaaaatcttgttttcatctttatttatttttatatatttttttttttttgtagattttatttaaataggGAAAAGCAATatacaaaatataaaagtgaaaaaaaaaaaaagtaaatgaaaattaaaaaaaaaaaaaaattgaaaaaaaaaaaaaaaaaaggaaaaaaaaaaaaaaaaggacttttcattttcaaatttttctCCCCTCTCAACTTGTAAAATGcccagaaaaaaaaaaaattaaaaaaaaaaaagttagttATATCATTAACTAAACGGGAAGCAATCtccaaaatttatttttggttggttaatttttatggtatcataaaaaaaaaaaaaaaaaaaaaaaattttttattaatttccatttttaacTTACTAATTaccaaatattattaataggtTGATTCATATAatctataaataatttccaattatttattttgttaagaattttttaaaaaaaaaaaaaaaaaaatggtcaatcaatatttaataaacctTCCCTTTGCCATCCATAAATcaaagattaaaaataaaaaaaaaaaaataaaaaataaaaaataaaccaagaaattttaaaaatagctTACAACATATGGATAAACAGAAAtcttggtaaaaaaaaataataaaaaaataaaaaattattttggtcTTCCAAATTTcccccaaaaaaaacaatttttaattttttttttataattatttaaaaaaaaaaataaaaaaaaatgaaaattaaattttattaaaagatcgaaaaaaaaagataaaaaaaaataattttaatcattttcttacaataaaaaaaaaaattaaaaaaaataaaataaaattttaaaaaaaaaaaaaaaaaaaaaaaaacaatttttggATCTAATTTTCTAACCGTAAAAAAGGTTTTGATATACTGAAGATTATTTTTGTGGAGCACGCACATGAAAATTGACCAATtggattttgaaaataaaaacaaaaaaggtTAAAATGTGGCTCACTATGCATTTGGTTTAAAATCTACActcttttcaaataatttttatttaaaagctACCAACTcttaaaaaaatctattaaatcttttatcaAAGAGGTGGCTCAGTGACtatttaatcaattattaaaatcacacttttttttttttccctaatattttattttaattttttttttttttttttattataaatcaaatgaatttttttataatcaaacCAATTAAGCCATATTAATATGTGTTGATCCAGTAAAATCATAGGATGATTtctctaaatttaaaaaatctttagttttttttaaaaaaaaaaaaaaaaaaaaaaaaaaaaaaaaaaaaaataaaaataaaaattgttgaACAGCAAAAACTATtcgaattattaaaataaggCTGTTTGGTGATGCCACCatatatattaaatcttttttttatatatatatttatattattttattttattttatttttttttttttaattttttttttcttttctaaacattttttttttatttttatttttatttttatttttatttttatttttttatttattctatttttatctttttaaaaacaatattattgtataattttattattattattattattattattattaattgcgACCAATGTTAATGAAACaattaagaaaataaaaatgattaaaatgaaaataaaattaaatctttttctaTTATTCATTTGATGATCATTTCCATTTGGTACTTTggtaattaaattattattatctcttATATCAACTTCATATTCATcctcatcgtcatcatcaatattttgattttgtttgaGTAATGATATAAATGAATGCCAATTACTTCTTCTTTCTTTTGGTCTTAAATCTTTTGACATACCCAAAGCATTATAtcttatattttcaattttataataatttacaatttcatcatcCAAAATAAATCCATTCTTTATATAAAACATATATGCACTATTATTACCTTTCTTTACATGTAAATAAACTTTATCACAACctcttttataaaataatttacaaatattctatatttataaaaaaaaaaaaaaaaaaaaaagtggttaaataaattagtgtttttctttttttttttttttttttttttttttttttttttgtagaaaataataataataaaaaaaataaggaattttctttttacatTTAACAATTCAGAACCAATACCTTTACTTCTAAATTGTTCTTTAACTCCAAATGTCATTAAATAACCATCATAATTTTGGTAAAATAATGAACAGATTCCTTGGTCCTTTGTTATCCTACCTGTTGCTACACCAATCAATTCATACTTTGAATTGATAAATTCATcttgtttttcattattactagcaccaccaccaccaccaccactactacaatcattaattaatgacTCTCTAAATTCTATCTGTAAATCATCACAACTACCACTACCTTCTAtcatattatcatcattatttatgTTAAATTTTCCATCTACTATCaatctatttttatcattatcaatttgtGTAGCACACTTGTACCATACTAAAACTGTAACAAatgattcatttaataatcttttataAAAGTTGTCAAAGTATTGGACAGGGAACAAATGGTTCTAAAATATAGGTTGATTGtaaaattagtatttttttttatttttattttttatttttttttttttttattttttcattataataataataataataaatcttgtataattttatttttagttttgttttttttttagttttttttggtttggtATTTTTACctgtaaaatttttaattgcgAAAGATCTTCCCATTTAAAAGGTCTATATATAAATTggcaattattaaaagattgaCTATTTCTATTCATTATTGGGCATTCATttatatctaaaaataatcacactattaattttaatattaaaattaaaattggttatttttttttttatttttttatttttttatttttttttttgaaaaagttttatgTGGTTTCATTTTTctaagttttattttttttttttttttttggttttttttttttatttttggttttttttttttttttttttttttttttttttttttttttttttttttttttaaaattaggtaacttaatttaaaaaaggggggtttttttttggttccctaaatttttttttttttttttttttttttttttatttatttttttaaatactattattataaagttTCCACGAAGATTGCTcttttaatcaaaatcatgattaaaatcattgcatcgttttttttttttttttaattttttttttttaaatattttttttttttttaaaatatttttttttcaccccCACAAAGCACAATcatcatttataaaaaatatcctctcgcttttttcattttctaaaaaacATGCTggcaactttttttttttttttttttttttttttttttcctttccTGGGGAAATCTgttaaaaggaaaaaaattattaaccaatcattttcttcttcgatttattaattaaaaaaagttccTCAACATTTAACACAATATTGTACTATTTGATATTTTGAAAGAAACCAAATCAGATTTATTTGACTAAAAATTTTATGGCTggatcaattattattattatttttattattattattattattattaatattattattatcataattaatttgataggaacaaaaataatttttgtcaaattttggttttttttatatcgcCATCAAAAAGATTTGAAAATCATGGTGGTTGATATTCGTTTTGAAACTTTcggccaaaaaaaaaaaaaaaaaaaaaaaaaattgttttaaaaaaaaaaaaaataatcctaaattttaaaattagttaaCTTAAAGGTTTAatggatttttattttattctcaTTATTAAATCCCAAAAGAtgtccttttttttttttttttttttttttttttttttttaattttatttttaaaaaatacattttatttttttattttttttttttattaaacctATTTAtaaactaatttattttattttattttttttttttttattaaaattttcacaattattttataattaattgattttgtttgAACATacaaaatatcaaaaaaaaaactggtgttgttttattttaaaaataaaaaaaaaaaaacccttgTGAATTCCTCAATTAACGATATTTTTAGTTGATAGAGGGCGTTCTGAGAAGCTTAATTTAGCTTTGGTTTTTTTGATcatccattttattttattttttttttttttttcgcaatttttttttttgggaaaaaaaaaaaaaaaaaaaaaaaaaaaaaaaaaaaaaaaaaaaaaaaaaaaaaaaaaaaagaattttttttttttccatcaCAAATTTTGGGAtttggaaataaaataaaatcaaaaaggactcttaaaaaaaaaaaaaaatttaaaagccGAAAAATCTTTAGGGGGGAAAAATTCCCCCCCCTATACCCCCCcatttcccaaaaaaaattattggtttgggaaattttatttaaaattatcaaaaaaaatggcCCTTTTGGGGATTTATGAAAATTTCCccccaaaattttttttttgtaaaaaaaaaaacaaaactttttaaattccaaaaaaaggccatttaaattaaatgggGGGGCcctttattttaattttttttttttttttttccagccTTGATataaggtttttttttttttttttttttttcttttttttttttttttttttttttccatcaactttaatttttcgtttcaataataatcattttaaaatttttttttttttattttattttattttttttttttttaattttaggaGCTCCAAACACACGGACCAATAACTGGAAAAGACataaatttagtttttttttttttaaaacaaaaaatttattttttttttttttattttaattttcccaaaaaattttttttttaaaatttttttttccttaaataaaaaaaaaaaaaaaaaaaaaaaaaaaaaaaaaaatttttttttgtaaggGGGGAAAACCAAAAAAcaccaaaattttttttttttttttttaaaaaaaaaaaaaaaaaaatccccctcttttattttaacaccccctttttttaaaaaaaatttaaaaaaaaaaaaacactttttttttaaaaaaaaaagggctCTTCACCCCCCCAAATCCTTTTTTAACCACACCCACGATTCCGGGGTAATTTACCCgggaattttatttttttttcccccccatttttttttttNNNNNNNNNNNNNNNNNNNNNNNNNNNNNNNNNNNNNNNNNNNNNNNNNNNNNNNNNNNNNNNNNNNNNNNNNNNNNNNNNNNNNNNNNNNNNNNNNNNNactaataataataattttaataatattaataataataataataataataataataataataataataataataataataataataataataataataataataataatagtaataataataataataataataataattataatagtaataataataataataataataataataataataataataataataataataataataataataataataataataataataataataataataataataataataataataataataataataataataataataataataataataatacttcatttaatgataattgtaataataattcaaactATCATAATCACTCTAACCATCATCCACTATTTGAATCATTACAAAATATAAACCAATATCCTttatcaccaaataataataaatcatcaaatcAACATTTGTCACATTCCTCATCCAATGTAAATAGCCAATATTACCAAACCCCATATTATCAACCAtcacaaaaacaaaattcaCCAAATTCAACTCCACCATTAAATGGGTGCCAATATGAAAatcataatttaaattcaaataatactttttttaaaaaaaatacaaaccaTTATATATCTCAACAAttatatcaacaacaatttaatcaaaatgtaaataataataataataataataatattagtaataataataataatagttataatattaattgtaataataataataataataataatagtaattataataataatagttataacaataacaataattataataataataataataataataataataataataataataataataataataataataacaataatatttttaatgaaaataataataataataataataataataataataataataacaattgtaataataattataataataatgataataatgaaaataaatattgcGTCCCAAAGATTGAAATTCctcaaaaaaatttacaatattCACCTCCACCATTCCAATTGGATAGTGGTTCGACCACTCCAAAAACTCCATCAGCACCAACAAGTCCAGTTTTATCACCAAAGAcgtcaaataaaatttgtgatttagttttaaatataGTTCCAATTTGTCAGGAACTATCAAACGAAGATGGATAccaaaataaagaattattaaataaaattcaagaaTATTTTGAAGACGCAATtagagaaataaaaaaaataaaaaaaacaagactTCCATTAATGAAACAGAATCACACAAAAGAAAGTGATGATAAAAcgtaagttttaaaaatttattaatttaatatatttatttattttaatttaatttccaaaTTATTAACACACACgaaattttctattttttttttttttttttttttttttatttttttttttattttcttttttattttccagtttttattctttaagaCCAAGAAGAAATAGAAAATGTacaattaaaactaaaacattacaatcatcaaattcagAAGAAATTGTATGTCAAGCATGTGGAACCAGAGCATCACCAGAATGGAGAAAAGGACCTGACggttttaaaagtttatgTAATGCTTGTGGTCTTTATTAtgcaaaaactaaaaaaagagaaaatgaaattattggtCAACCAGATTTAATACCAAAACATATGAAAATacataatttaataaatgattgatacaaaaaaataatagtaatataattttattgttttttttctttgtaaataaaatatcttttttttttttttcaaaataattttatgtGGTATGTTTTTCACATCAATAATTCCACCCCACTTTAATCATTGTATTtcctttaaaaattaatatctttttggtggaaaaaaaaaaaaattattataaaaaataaaataatctgATTATTGAGAAAAATGGTTTGtgtgaaaattttaaaatgtgattttgttgaaaaaaaaaaaaaaaaaaaaaaaaaaaaatctcattgatgatatttcgttcaaaattattggttttttttttttaaaactttattaaattattattttatttttttttaataataaaatttaaatccttttttttaagatatcaaaattaaaaatgattttattttttctatatattattttattttattttattttatttttttattaaaaaaagtttttaatttacattttattaataataatattttttttttttttttttaaaaaaaaaagtttcatTACTTTAATAATATCCTGGTTGTTGTGGGTAACCATGTTGTGGTGGATAACCATGTTGTGGTGGGTAGCCTGGTTGTGGTGGGTAACCTGGTTGAGCTGGATAACCATATCcaggttgttgtggtggatAAGCACTTTGTGGATGtcctatttattttttatttataatttataatttttttaaaaaaaaaaaaaaaaaaagagttaaaaacaaatttctagaaaatggaaaattaatatcaataaacATGTTTACCTGATGGTTTGGCACAAGGGAGTGAAAGGAGGTGGTCTCTAGTGCAAGGCTTTGATGAGTATAAGATTTGCTTATATTTATCATAAACAACAATTTGACCACTTGATCTTAATTTCATTGAATAGTGACCTCTAACTCCATGACCCATAGTTCCTGAAGCCCATATTGCAGAATTTCTTGAATCATAAATTACAAGATTTCCATCTTCTTGCATGGAAAGTCTGTATGGACCATGTCCCTTACCACATGAAGCTGAAGACCATAAACAATATTCATCAGATTGGCTTTTAAGACTACCAATATATAATACTAAATTACCATCATTTTGCATAATAACTAATTCAtttagagaaaaaaaaaaaaaaaaaaaaattaatatttttttttttctttattaaaaaaaattattattcaatatATATTTACGTT
It includes:
- the gtaO gene encoding GATA zinc finger domain-containing protein 15, whose protein sequence is TNNNNFNNINNNNNNNNNNNNNNNNNNNNNNNNNNNSNNNNNNNNNYNSNNNNNNNNNNNNNNNNNNNNNNNNNNNNNNNNNNNNNNNNNNNNNNNNNNTSFNDNCNNNSNYHNHSNHHPLFESLQNINQYPLSPNNNKSSNQHLSHSSSNVNSQYYQTPYYQPSQKQNSPNSTPPLNGCQYENHNLNSNNTFFKKNTNHYISQQLYQQQFNQNVNNNNNNNNISNNNNNSYNINCNNNNNNNNSNYNNNSYNNNNNYNNNNNNNNNNNNNNNNNNNNNNIFNENNNNNNNNNNNNNNNCNNNYNNNDNNENKYCVPKIEIPQKNLQYSPPPFQLDSGSTTPKTPSAPTSPVLSPKTSNKICDLVLNIVPICQELSNEDGYQNKELLNKIQEYFEDAIREIKKIKKTRLPLMKQNHTKESDDKTFYSLRPRRNRKCTIKTKTLQSSNSEEIVCQACGTRASPEWRKGPDGFKSLCNACGLYYAKTKKRENEIIGQPDLIPKHMKIHNLIND
- the comA gene encoding actin binding protein, whose product is MELLRQGEHLHSTSRSTLESKCRKYKLIMQNDGNLVLYIGSLKSQSDEYCLWSSASCGKGHGPYRLSMQEDGNLVIYDSRNSAIWASGTMGHGVRGHYSMKLRSSGQIVVYDKYKQILYSSKPCTRDHLLSLPCAKPSGHPQSAYPPQQPGYGYPAQPGYPPQPGYPPQHGYPPQHGYPQQPGYY
- a CDS encoding GCN5-related N-acetyltransferase translates to MIEGSGSCDDLQIEFRESLINDCSSGGGGGGASNNEKQDEFINSKYELIGVATGRITKDQGICSLFYQNYDGYLMTFGVKEQFRSKGIGSELLNNICKLFYKRGCDKVYLHVKKGNNSAYMFYIKNGFILDDEIVNYYKIENIRYNALGMSKDLRPKERRSNWHSFISLLKQNQNIDDDDEDEYEVDIRDNNNLITKVPNGNDHQMNNRKRFNFIFILIIFIFLIVSLTLVAINNNNNNNNNKIIQ